The genome window TGTCCACAATGTAAATCGACATATACGATATAGCaagtatttatattttttgcCAACACAAGTTAGCTCGATTGATAAGAACAGACTACTTTCTTTACGAAGATTGTGTGTTTAAATCCCGTTGTCGATATGAAAATTGTATGGATAGATGATTGTAAGCGATCTATGATTCTAGAAATATACCCTGATCTATAATGGTGATCGGATCTAAACCCGCCCAAACTTGTGAGCATTTATTGCAAGAAGTGTCCTTTTTGGACTGCAAATTGATTAACAAGTTCTCtcgtttcaaatggttttgtcACAGTCCAAATTTTACGTTCTAAACAAtattgattaaatgataaaatttacCATTTGAAGTCCAACTTGCATTTTGGCGTATGAAGTGTGATGCGAGTATTTAATACAAGACTTGGTTGTGGAAATAAAATTTGGGCTATGGCATGAACAGGAACCTCTCTCATTGGACTTGGATTCGTGGTTGGTGGTAATGGTAgtacttgaaagttgaaagaATCTATTTCTGTACATTTTTGTTCACCCTCTCTCTAGCTATGAATGAAAGATGAAATCATATTCGACTAAAACATCGCCAAATATTTAACGCTaaatgaattttacttacattGGATTTGGattacttttaaaaaataatatagttTATGGCAAATAAAAAAGAGTGATTAGAAGAGCGTTCAAGAACTATtctgtaatatatatatatatatatatatttttaaaaatgatacatcttaaaacatgaaacaaATACAACAACCGTACTTGTTGTGGACATTATCTCGGATTaataaatttctcttttttttataaaaaaaaaagtgtatttGAACTTTTTAGTACAATTAAGGATAGATGGTTGAGATTCACGTTAGCAAATGATTCTTCTATTCAGAATAAGAGGTAAGTCCTATTTTAAATTTGTCTACAATGTAACAATTCATATTTACAACGCTAAAGCATCCTCAATTCAGGCAGTAATGATGGGCACATTCAATATTCTTTGCTTGTGCCATTATTATGGCACAAATTGGATTAAAGCTTTCATCAAATACTTCCTTCTCAAACACTATTTCCACAAAAGGACAAAAAtctagcttccatttagctaaGGGCCGATAAACAAGGAGTGTAGAGTGGCCTCATTGAAGTGGTCAATTTTTATACTTTTTTGTTCTCATTGATTTTATACTTTGCTCTGTTGCCTTGCTCTtttgtttttgcatttttttcactctttatttgtttcaattttgattaGCTTGTTGATTGCTGAagttagttaaaaaaaaaaaaaaataggcttgCTGTTATTGCTTGAATGTAAATGTTTATCCAACAGTTGATTTACAGATATTATGACTTTGATTAGCTTATTCATTGATGCACTTAGTGAGTGTAATTTATCTACTGATATTACTTGCACTTAGTGATAATAGGAGGGTTCTTTTTTCCAGTATCATTTTTGGGATGAGAAAAGCTCAGAAAATTATATGGTTAGGAGAAATTTTTCATCATCTGAGATTGTTAGAGGGGTGCATGACTTTCTCCATATCTCATCATAGCCTTCCAGATCATTCTTGAATCTAAATCTCAGAAAAAAAATCCGAGGGAGGTGGTGAGTTTGTTGTTAGTTGTCTGCAGAGCTTGAATATTTAAAACTAAAGTGCATGCATTTTAGGGATGGGTGATAGTATGAGATCTTTCCAGTGAACTCACTTCCTCTTCTTTTTGGTTTGCTCAAGGGCACAGGGTAGGAAAAACTATAGTAGATAATGTAGTGGTATCTAGAGGATATTTCGGGTTATTAAATAATTCATAGTAACATGAAGTCACCGCTCACAAGGCATATTCTCAGTAATTAAGAGAGATGGTCCGTCCAAAATCTtctataaaaaatggaaatcaaGGAACTATTGAGAGGCAACAAAGCTTCAAATGTTCTAGCATATTATTTTCCACATCTGCATTTCTTCTTCGTTGAGAAGGATGGGCCACGGGAAATCAAGTTTGCAATCAAACAATGTTCCAATTTTTGTTATGCTTCCGGTCAGTCATAGCTTCTCTTCCATGTCTTCTGCAAATAGAAAAATGCACAAACCCTTTGATCAGTAAATGATGCCTTTGCTTTGTCCTAATTTACTTAGCGTAATTTCCTTACATTTTCAGTTTTGTCAATCATGGCCAAATAGCATGTACAATGATCTGActaatggtgattttttgtggtGACTGCAGTTCGGAGTTGTTAATGTTAACAATGTTCTTGATAATCCTGAGACACTTGAGAAGCAGCTGAAGAAGCTGAAAGAAATTGGAGTTGATGGCATCATGGTAGATGTTTGGTGGGGATTAATTGAACGCAACGGTCCTAAGATGTATGACTGGGCCGCCTACAAAAGCTTATTCAAGCTAGTTGTAAAGATTGGCCTGAAAATCCAGGCTATCATGTCATTCCACCAGTGTGGTGGCAATGTTGGAGACAGTGTTTTCATCCCACTACCCAAATGGGTGCTTGCAATTGGAGATGAAGACCCTGATATTTTCTACACTAACAGATCAGGCACCAGGGATCGTGAGTACCTCTCGTCAGGTATTGACAATTTGGCTCTCTTTGAAGGTCGGACTGCTGTGCAGGTAAGACATTTTGAGATTTGACATCTTCTTGAACATGATGATATTAGCCATCTGTATTACTCTTGTggagatttttcttcaaatctgaaTATaatgaacttttcttgattttattacTAGGAAACATTGATACAGACATGAGATATCTAGCTCAGAGTCTTTCAATTTCAGTGCTAGTTTATGAGTATTTTGTAGATGATATAACAATGCATCAGCTTTTGGTGAGATTTGATGCATAGACTCAATGGATTCAGATCTACAGCGACTATATGAAGAGCTTTAAAGAAGCCATGTCAGAGATTCTGGAATCTGGATCCATTTCAGACATTGAGGTAGGGCTTGGTCCAGCAGGAGAGATGAGATATCGTTCATATCCAGAAACACAAGGATGGGCATTCCCTGGAATTGGAGAATTTCAGGTAAGTCTGATCCAGATACAACACACTCGGTATCTGTTAAATGTACAAAGTTCCTTCCAGCTACTGACTTTTCGTTTCAATCCAATCCTTTCTGGTATGCAGTGCTATGACAAGTATTTGAAAGCTGATTTTAAAGCTGCTGCAATAAAAGCAGGGCACCCTGAATGGGATCTTCCAGATAATGCTGGAACATATAATGATACACCAGGTGATACAGAGTTTTTTGGAACAAATGGAACATACCTCACTGAAAAAGGGATATTCTTCTTGACATGGTACTCGAACAAGCTCATAGAACATGGTGATCAGATCCTTGAAGAAGCCAACAAGGTTTTTGCAGGAACCAAAACCAGGCTAGCAGCAAAAGTGAGTATTTAATTATCACATTTTGATTCCTACTGCTTTCAACCATATGCTAATCAACGAGAACAACTAATCTCAAGTACTTTGTGTACTTAAAAAGGTTTCTGGCATCCATTGGCGGTATAAAGTTCAGTCACATGCTGCTGAGATAACTGCAGGATACTACAACTTGGATGATAGAGATGGCTACCGACCTTTGGCCAGAATGTTTTCCAGGCACCATGCTACCCTAGATTTTACTTGTCTTGAGATGAGGGACTCTGAACAGCCAGAAACTGCTAAAAGTGGTCCTCAAGAACTCGTTCAACAGGATTTTAACTATCACATCATATAGCATTTTGTCTGTAGGAAACTCTCACTCCACATCGGTTAACCCAATTTTGTTCGCTTTCTATTACAAACCGAATACAGTATGAGTTATGCTTCCAGATTCATACATAGACAAATTTTATAGGTTCTGAGTGCTGCCTGGAGAGAAGGCATTGATGTTGCAGGTGAAAATGCACTTTCAAGATATGATGCCGCAGCTTACAATCAAATGCTACTGAATGTCAGGCCAAATGGGATCAGCAAAGGAGGAGAAAGCAAACCTAAGATGTCTGGATTGACATACCTTCGTCTGTCAGAGGATTTATTCACAAAGGAAAACTTCAGTGTGTTTGCATCatttgtaaagaaaatgcatgctgATCATGTAAATCTGCACCTGTTCTTGTTTTATGCCCTTCCAGTTATTCTCGAGGGAGAAAATGAAACACAATAGACTGCTTTCGTATTCCTAATTGTTGTATTCTAACCTTCTTTTTCAGGATCATGTTCCAAATATAAATGATCACTTAACTCCGTTGAAGAGATCAAAGCCAAAGATTCCAATCGAAAAGCTTATGGAAGCAACTAGGCCAAAGTTGGAGCCCTTCCCATGGAATAGTAAGACTGACACGCCTGTCGAGGAGTCCTCCTGATCTTTTTTGGACATCAAGAACCAGACGGATCATTTGTTCAATAAATTCAGCACTGCTGTTATTTAGGATGAATAATTTCGCACTCCAAGAAAATAAGTGTGAGTTGCCAGAGGTTGAGGTGGCTGCCTCTGGATTCTGTGTTTGAAGAAAGTTAAGTATCCATGTTGAAGTAAACTTGCCATTGTTATGCTCTTTCTTGTACTGTGATTTTGTGTTGTTATGGTAACAAATGTGTGTTTTTAGCCAAATTGAAGTCATGAAGAAGCTAAgaacattttcctttccttagcTGAAGCTTAAGAGGCTAAGAACTTGATCCAAGAATCTTTAAACAAATTTTATATGACACACTTGTTGACCCCAAAA of Coffea arabica cultivar ET-39 chromosome 5c, Coffea Arabica ET-39 HiFi, whole genome shotgun sequence contains these proteins:
- the LOC140007742 gene encoding beta-amylase-like, which encodes MGHGKSSLQSNNVPIFVMLPFGVVNVNNVLDNPETLEKQLKKLKEIGVDGIMVDVWWGLIERNGPKMYDWAAYKSLFKLVVKIGLKIQAIMSFHQCGGNVGDSVFIPLPKWVLAIGDEDPDIFYTNRSGTRDREYLSSGIDNLALFEGRTAVQIYSDYMKSFKEAMSEILESGSISDIEVGLGPAGEMRYRSYPETQGWAFPGIGEFQCYDKYLKADFKAAAIKAGHPEWDLPDNAGTYNDTPGDTEFFGTNGTYLTEKGIFFLTWYSNKLIEHGDQILEEANKVFAGTKTRLAAKVSGIHWRYKVQSHAAEITAGYYNLDDRDGYRPLARMFSRHHATLDFTCLEMRDSEQPETAKSGPQELVQQDFNYHII